A DNA window from Rhinolophus sinicus isolate RSC01 linkage group LG10, ASM3656204v1, whole genome shotgun sequence contains the following coding sequences:
- the MMD2 gene encoding monocyte to macrophage differentiation factor 2 isoform X5 yields MFAPRLLDFQKTKYARFMNHRVPAHKRYQPTEYEHAANCATHALWIIPSILGSSNLYFLSDDDWETISAWIYGLGLCGLFVVSTVFHTISWKKSHLRMVEHCLHMFDRMVIYFFIAASYAPWLNLRELGPWASHMRWLVWIMASVGTVYVFFFHERYKLVELLCYVVMGFFPALVILSMTSVS; encoded by the exons ATGTTCGCCCCCCGGCTACTCGATTTCCAGAAGACCAAGTACGCGAG GTTCATGAACCACCGAGTGCCCGCTCACAAGAGGTACCAGCCCACAGAGTACGAACATGCTGCCAACTGTGCCACCCATGCT CTCTGGATCATTCCCAGCATCCTCGGCAGCTCCAACCTCTACTTCCTATCGGACGATGACTGGGAGACCATTTCTGCCTGGATCTACGGCCTCGGCCTCTGTGGGCTCTTCGTGGTGTCCACCGTGTTTCACACAATCTCCTGGAAGAAGAGCCATCTTAG GATGGTGGAGCATTGCCTGCACATGTTCGACCGCATGGTCATCTACTTCTTCATAGCGGCCTCGTACGCGCCCTG GCTGAACCTTCGGGAACTAGGCCCCTGGGCCTCCCACATGCGTTGGCTGGTCTGGATCATGGCCTCTGTCGGTACCGTCTATGTCTTCTTCTTCCATGAGCG GTACAAGCTTGTGGAGCTGCTGTGCTACGTCGTCATGGGCTTTTTCCCTGCCCTGGTCATCCTTTCAATG
- the MMD2 gene encoding monocyte to macrophage differentiation factor 2 isoform X4, whose translation MKESHNSHTEPKTPDMEGFMNHRVPAHKRYQPTEYEHAANCATHALWIIPSILGSSNLYFLSDDDWETISAWIYGLGLCGLFVVSTVFHTISWKKSHLRMVEHCLHMFDRMVIYFFIAASYAPWLNLRELGPWASHMRWLVWIMASVGTVYVFFFHERYKLVELLCYVVMGFFPALVILSMTSVS comes from the exons ATGAAGGAATCTCACAACAGTCACACCGAGCCAAAGACGCCAGACATGGAAGG GTTCATGAACCACCGAGTGCCCGCTCACAAGAGGTACCAGCCCACAGAGTACGAACATGCTGCCAACTGTGCCACCCATGCT CTCTGGATCATTCCCAGCATCCTCGGCAGCTCCAACCTCTACTTCCTATCGGACGATGACTGGGAGACCATTTCTGCCTGGATCTACGGCCTCGGCCTCTGTGGGCTCTTCGTGGTGTCCACCGTGTTTCACACAATCTCCTGGAAGAAGAGCCATCTTAG GATGGTGGAGCATTGCCTGCACATGTTCGACCGCATGGTCATCTACTTCTTCATAGCGGCCTCGTACGCGCCCTG GCTGAACCTTCGGGAACTAGGCCCCTGGGCCTCCCACATGCGTTGGCTGGTCTGGATCATGGCCTCTGTCGGTACCGTCTATGTCTTCTTCTTCCATGAGCG GTACAAGCTTGTGGAGCTGCTGTGCTACGTCGTCATGGGCTTTTTCCCTGCCCTGGTCATCCTTTCAATG